Within Lolium rigidum isolate FL_2022 chromosome 5, APGP_CSIRO_Lrig_0.1, whole genome shotgun sequence, the genomic segment TTGCTGAAGGTTAAAACAAATAAGAGGTATGCGGGGTCCTCAAAATGGACTGTGAAGGTGAGTTACAACATGCCTCTTGAACTCATAATGGTGATAGACGAAGACTATGCTGCAATAATACTTCCTATTGAAGGCCTAATTCCTATATGCTTCATTTGATAGGAAGTTGCTGAGACTGTGAAGGATGATTTTGGCAGCATCGACATCCTTGTGCATTCTCTTGCCAATGGTCCTGAGGTGAAGCCTCTCTCATGAACAGATGCAGACACACGCGTGCTACCACTGTTgttatcatcatcattatcatcacaGTCATTGGTAGTAGTTATAATTGTTTGGTTAACCTCATTCTTTTTTACTTAAAAGGTAACAAAGCCTTTGCTGGAGACATCAAGAAGTGGCTATCTTGCTGCAGTTTCAGCATCTAGTTACTCGTATATTTCTTTACTCCAGCACTTCCTTCCCATCATGAATCCAGGTAATAGTCCCTACTGATATGCTTTCACTGTTCTTATTCTTGTGCTGTTTTCTTTTGCTGTTGTACTACCATCTGAGTTTAAATGGTCAAGCGTATCAGCGTTTATCTAGTACACTTGCCCTTCGATTGGATTAATTGTTGGATAAAGGGCGAATGTCAATGTAAATCTGCCTGATGCCCTATATGAATTATTGGAAAGTTAACCATCATAAATGACAGGGGTACATAATATGGCATTTTTTACATTGGATACAACTATATATTTAGCTGTACGATTTTTTTTCCATATATGTGCCTGGAAAGTTAAGCATCATAAATTACAGGGGTAATAATATGGCATTTTTTCTACATTGGATACAACTATATATTTAGCTGTAGGAATTTTTTTGCCATATAAACAATATGATGGGACAATATGTGTAGTGTTTCTTTTTTATCACTTTGGCGTTCAACAATTCCGTCTGTGAACTCAGATTAGAAACTATTTGTTTGCACTGTTTTTTCTTATTCCAATATTTAATGGGAGGTGACCCAGCTTACATTGTTTTGTTATTTCAATGTTTAATAGGAGGTGCAAGTATCTCTTTAACATACATTGCTTCAGAAAGGACAATTCCTGGGTAAATCTTCTTCTAATGATTTCATGGCGATGAAGTGAATTATTTGTACTTATGATCTGTTTGGTTGTTGCTTTTTAGGTATGGTGGTGGCATGAGTTCAGCTAAAGCAGCACTTGAGAGTGATACCAGAGTATGTACTCTGACATGACTCAATATCTGTACAGAAGTGCTTTGTTTTGCGTACCTTAACTTAAATTCGTCTTATCTATTTAGGTTCTTGCTTATGAAGCAGGCCGGAAAGGCAAAATCAGAGTGAACACTATATCAGCAGGTATATTCTTTGCCAAAAATTAAATAATTTTCTGTTTCTAGGAAACCTTTCGGCATAAAGCTTTCCATTAGAAAATGTCATCTGTTTACTAAATTAACAGTTATAGTGGTTTAGGGCTAGTCTAGCTTTAACAATTCAGTAGCTGTGCTATCCGTGttccttcatcaccatgatcatgatTCATCTATTGAATTTTTCCTTATTTCCTTAGGTCCATTGGGGAGCCGAGCTGCCAAAGCTATTGGGTTCATCGAGAAGATGATAGAGTACTCTTACGTTAACGCGCCGTTGCAGAAGGAACTCTTGGCAGGTAAAAAAGTGACTCCTTCCTCTTATTACCACTCTTTCTCTGCCACTATTGAGATACTCCATCTATAAGTTACTTATAAATCGTCTCATGTTTGACAGATGAAGTGGGAAATGCAGCAGCATTTTTAGTGTCTCCATTGGCGTCTGCAATTACTGGCTCAACTGTCTATGTTGACAATGGACTCAACACGATGGCTCTCGCGGTTGATAGCCCTACTCTATCCACCTAAACATGCTCTTTATCTCCGAATCTGGTGTAGTGAGTTCGAGCTTGAGTGGTTTGTAGCTGGCCCACTCCAAACGAGGCTGTCAATGTAGTTTTGAAACTAGATTGTTGGGATGAATTTGTAAGAGGTAGAGATGGTAGGTTCGAGGATAGAAAAGTTGCTGGAGCATGGGAGATTGTGTGCCTTGTTTCCATTAAGTCCGGACTATATGTTGGTATTTAAAAATAGAGGTGTGGTAGTGCAGTCAATTGTTTTGTTTTATCCTGTTATTATCCTATGGATCTGGAAGAGGAGACAAAAAAGAAAGGAATAAAAGGGATTGCATTTGCAATTATATCTACCTTCTCATCATGTTTCAAGTTTGGATTGGTCTGTATACAGTAGCTTTTATATTGTCCTGTTGAGGCCACCAGTAAACTTTGTAAATATGCCTATACTTTGGCTATGTATCTTTCAAGCAGAAGTTAATTGATGAAAAAAGTTCGTAGTGGTGCCAACTAAGAACTATTACCTCTGTCCGGAAATAAATCACTAAGCCTTTTCTATATAcatatctattttttttttttgaagatgttatacatatctatatctatatatgtGTTGAAGTATGTCTAGATATATCTGTATCTTGACAAAATCGAGTCACTTAGATATATTTGTATCTAAACAAAATTGAGTCACTTATTTTCAAGCGGaggaattagagcatctccagccgcgtcctccaaagggatttggggcgcgccggacaaaaaatgcgttccagccgcgtcccctaaaacccagttttgtccggcgcgccctgatacggtgttcggcgccctgagcccgtccccgtcccacaggggacgcaccggggatgccggacacaccgaaaagcgaggcggggagtggcggggccgacctgtcagcggcacaattaattttaacctaactgtcgcctacctcgcgacggaagttattggcgcgcagcgacggtgtagttcccgcagcgacggtgcagttcccacagagggcgcagcgacgcgtcccgtcgcgcctagctctgcgtgccggcgttaatgagcgccaccgctcatccgcctccctccgacctataaaaaggggcgcctctcatcgtccctctcacacacaaaccctagcgcctctctcccaaaccctagccaccaccatctctcaacaagactcgacgtttatgtctggtagaggcggaggccgacctcgcggccgcggccgtggtcgtggtcgtggcatagctgaacgctcgccgtcgcctcccacgccgtcgtcttcatcgtcggagatggacatgGAGCCGGAAGTGCTGTTCGAGtttgtcctcgtcctcaagggcgacccgcgcggcatccagaggctgccggactccttcgccgagtacgtcgacggcgtacgcccgcgcaagatgcatccgcgggagcattcgtgcggctactaccggtggatcgtcgacgcgatctacgacgcgcgcggcaagatgtacctcaacatcggctgggagaagttcgcgtgccaccacagcctcgaagccggcttcatcctcgtgttctcctacttcggcaacagggacatgagcgtcaaggtcttagacgagaggcgctgccgccgggactacctcggcgacagggactcccacaacgacaacaccgacgaggaggacgactgagtgttgttctttgcagcgaatacgtgcacggaggtttctgcctgttcgcctcatcggtagaaccaacaagggcaccatcgtcccgctggattttccagtttaggtgactgggtgtgccctcgagtgttctttcttagcagcgaacacaggaaacctccgatgcacggcctagttaggtttagtttgtttgcaatattttatatttgtgtccaccacggttccaactatgtattagtttgtggaaatcacgtgctcaattatgtattagtttgtggaaattgaaataaaaatgccaaaaaaaagtattttaaatgtttgggggcggcgtttgggggacgcgactggggagcgacgtcccccaaaggcggcacgaataaaacacgtcccccaaatgctcaatccggcgcggtttgggggacgctttgggggacgcggctgaagatgctcttattagTTCGTGTTAAATTGTAAGATGTTCTAGCTGTATCTAACGCATTTCACTGTCCTTGTGTAGTCTATATTTAAATATTCAAAACTTATTTTCCTTCAAATTCTAAGATATTTTAGATATTTTAATATATACTACATGTGAACTATGGATAGATGTTACGTTTTGACCCGGTGATGACATGATGTACGTGTTTCTTCGGCCGTTAGTTCAGGTAAGTTTGCTGCCTTAGGACTATGGTGTTGCTATCCGCAGAGGTCGGTTTTGCTAATTTAGGCCTCCGATGTTGCTACCGGTGGAAGACTGCTTTTTGCTACTGGCGGAGGACTGCTTTGCTACCTTAGGCGTCAGGCGTTGCTACTGCCAGTTCCGGACGTTGCTGCCTTGGACGGATGGAGTTGCTCCAATCTTGGACGGCGCTGATGCCAGTTGTAGGCGAGGTCTCCGTTGATGTCTCCGAGGATTTGCAACATATAAATAATTTGTTTGCTACAACATTTTTACGATTTTGCTACAATTGCAAAATATGTTTGCTTCCAGTTCTCCAACGAGTTCCATGTCGATGTCTCCGACGATATCCATTTTTGCTACAATAGGACAATCTTTTGCTACGCGCTCTCCGGTGAGTCTTTTTTTTTGAGGATGAATCACAATATATTAAGcatgcaagccgcctcattaaaaaccttcaagTCTCATTCGGTACCCTGATAAGGAAAATAGTGTGTCAGAAACTTGCTGTCCGAGTTCAAAACACACTTACATCAGAGATTACATCTTGAAGCACATGGTCTGGTGGATCACCATCCCAAACTATAACCTGGTTTGTATCAAAACTATATCTAGCTAAATTGTGAGCTACCCTATTTGATTCTCTAGGACAATATTTGAACGAAATTCCACCAATCCTTTGACCAATATGAAAACAGTCTATGAGAATCGCCGTTCTCGGAGTCCACATCTCAATATCCCCATTGCAAGCATTCACCACTTCTAGATTATCAGATTCCCCATTGCAAGCATTCACCACTTCTAGATTATCAGATTCTATAACTGTTGGAGAGCACTGAATATTCTCTACTAGCTCTAGTCCTCTTTTTAATGATATTGTCTTAGCTGTAGAAGCATCCAGGATGTTTCCAATTGCTTCCCCTTTTGAATTCTTGATTACAGCTGCTGCTGCCCCGATTCCCGGTGGAAAAAACTTGCATCAAAGAACACTAAAGTAAAAGATATGATTTCATTGTCTTTCCGGCGAGTTCATCCTATTTCTTTTATTTCGTGGATGAACCATTTTTGTTACACTGAAGTAAAAAATATGATTGTTTTTGCAACCCGATAGTAAAAAGGACACCGTAAGCACGGTGGCTAGAAGGTTAGGAAATCAGATTCCCGGGATATGCCCAGTACTGTCCATGAAAACGGTCCAATCCTCTAGGATCCCGAGCTTGTATTGCACGGGGACCAGGCTGTGAAATGAGATCCCGGAGACGCCCGGTACTGTCCTTAAATGAAAAGGACATCTCCCTACATTTTCGTCAAAGGAAACAAAATAAACGCGTAGATAGAGCATCTCAGCAGCTTGGAAACAAAATGAATTCGTGTTACTTTCGCGAATCTGATTCATCTTCCAGAGACTGCACACGGGGTCCTAAACGGGCCGACAGCACCTTCTCGACGAGGCACACGTGCACCTCGGCGAGCCGCACCGCGTACGTGCCGACCTGAGAATCTGGGACACCGGACACGTACGTGCCCCTTGATCCTATTGTGCTCACGAGCGCTCCATATATTACCATCGAGCTGTGTCAAATTAAGACAACGATCACACGAGACACAGCTGAAACAGATATCGTTGGTTTAGCTTTAGCTAGAGACacagacgaagtcggcgatgcaGGGCGGGAAGAGCTCGAGTGCGGTGGGcgcggcgaaggaggcggtggcGAACGTGGGCGCGTCGGCGTGGGCGGGgaaggagaagaccaaggccGTGGTGCAGGAGAAGGTGGACAAGGTGAAGGCGCACGACCCGGCGGCCAAGGCCTCCGCCGAGGCCAAGAAGCAGGAGCGGATCCAGGAGGTGGAGGCCGTCAAGCAGGACGCCATGCGCCAGAACGCCGCCGCCAAGGAGCACACCGCCGCCGCAAGCTTCCACCCCACACCTGACGCAGACAGGGAGGCCCGCGCCGTGGAGGTGGAGGGCCCCGGCGCAGGGCCGGCGGGCGCCGCCGATGCGTCGCGGACGGCGGCAGCCCCGCGTGCGGGGAGCATAGACGACGGCCGCCTGCCCTCGGGGGCGGGGCACGCGGTGGGCACCCTGCATGCGCGCGGCACGGCCGCCGGCCGCTCGATGTAGGAGGAGAGCTCGTCTGAGATTTCTCTCCACGGCGATTTGCGCGCGCGTGTGTAAAATGGCTTTGCGATCAGCGAGCGTTATGTTTGTTCGACTTTGCTGCTGTACTTATTATACTGGTTTGGTTGTCTGTCTTGCGTCTTGTCTGGTTTGAAAATGGAAACTATGATGAAGAGCTGTATACTTGCTATTGTGGCTCTGAATTCTGATGGGCAGCACATGCGTCACGATACTCGTTCACCTCAGTTTTCGGATTAGCTCTATTTCCCTAAAATAACATACTGCGCCACTGGTATGATGCCGAGGAAATTATATGCTCTTGATTATAAGAGCATCTACACCGCCGCGTGCCCCAAAGCCTCCTTTTATGCATTAGTCGGCGCGGTCAAATACGATGTTCAGCGTCCGAGGCATGTCTCAAAGGTCGTTCACCTAGCTTGTGTATGTAAATTATTATGTGCCAAGATCTTAACAAGTACTACAAACCCTAGGAATACTTCACTACGGTACTGAATGATAGTTGTACCAATAACATAATAACATACAAGTACATACAAGTACGAGGAAGAAGGGAAGTGAATACTTCACTACGGTACTGAATGATAGTTGTACCAATAACATAATAACATACAAGTGCGAGGAAGAAGGGATGTGAAAAGTTGAATGGAGCAGGTGCGCACGTCACTtaaaataacaaatagaatggaAGAAAAATAGTTTGGAATCTTTTTGTGCAAATTtagattatttaaaattcaaaataaattcttgaaatatatatattgacaatgacataaaaaatctaaaatatttttcccacattctaattgttatgtttaagtgatctgcaaattTTCGAGTTCAAATATtgtgtggtgtgagagatacaaaaatgaaAAGTTGTTTGAGAGGGGAAAAAAAACTTGCACGGATCTTGATGCAATATAGACGGTATGGATACAGGTGCGCACCAAGCACCTGCTCTGAAAATGCACTCTCGGGAGGGAAACATAGCCCAAATCATAACTTTTGCCTCCGTTTTGTAACCTTGAACACCTAGTCATGTTATGACTtttctccttaattaatagaaTGAGAAAAATCATTTGCCTCCGTTTCAGAAAAAAGGGAAAGCTGCAAAAACATTAGTTTTACAACTACAAGAGCAAATGCTGCAATTTTTCGATACAGAAAGCAAGGACGACATGAGGAAATAGACAGGAACTAGAGCAAGGCACTGTTGACTATATATCACTCAATCAATTGATGCATAGACAGACCCAGGGGCACTTGATATAAGATCTCAGCAATTTTCTTCTAGTTAGAAACTACTAAATCTGCCAGGAAGGAACGACTGCAACAATAGTTTTAGTGATAAATCCACTAGAAATAAGACTACTGGAAGAAAGAAGGCTCGTCGAATGAAATTCATCTCACTGATCTCAACAACCACAAAGGCAGGGGACCACATGTAGAGTATCTTCCTTCTGAACGTCGTAGTCTGCAAGGGTGCACTCGTCCCTCATCCGCTTGCCATTATAGATGATGCGTTGTTGTATCGGGCGAGTGCCGTCCGCCTCATAGATCTTCACCTTGATATCGTCGATGGTATCTGAGCTGTCAACCTGAAGACGGAGTCTCTTTCCTTCCGTGGTGCTCACGAAGATGGGCATCGTACCTCGTGTATTGGCagggtggaggacgaggaggagagtggacTCCTTCCAAATGTTGAGGTCTGCCAAGGTGCTGTCGTCCTCCAGCTGCTTATTGGCAAAGATGAGGCACTGCCGACCCTTGGGAAAGCCCTCGTTAGCCTGGATCTTGGACTTCACCTCGTCAATGGTATCTAAGCTATCAACCTGAAGAGTGATGGTCCTGCCTGCTAGGGTCTCCATTACATAGATTTGCATACTTTCTTGGAGGTCAAGCGTGGACTTATGCTGGATGCCATAATCAGCCAGTGTAAGGTTGTCCTCTAGCTGCACTCCATCAAAGAAAAGGCAGTGTTGTTCCTGAATCTTAGCCTTGACAGTATAGAGTGTATCTGATGGGTGGACCTTGAGGCAGATTGTCCTTCCGGTGGGGCTCTTCACGAATAGTTGCATTCTTAACAAGCACACAGTAAATTAGACAAAAAATGGTTTTATTAGGCCATAGTAGAAACAATAACTGTTTATCTAAAAACAGTAGAAGCAATAACTACTTATACAAAAACACCAGAAGTAATAACAGAATTTTTTTCTGCAGATGCAAAATTAAGTCCTGAGCAATCAAGAGAAAACACATCTTCTGTACATTAAAGTGAACATGCAACTCACAATTAACTAACCAGCAATTTCAGGCGAATGCCAAATCAGCTAAGACTAACTTACAGAAGCTAGTGTACACTTGGGAGTTGCTACAATGTAGAATGTACCAAGCTAATTGAGAAAACAGAATATGCGGCCCTTAAAATTTCCACCACCAATAAAAAAGTCAACAGCACATGCTTTTGTCCAACTTTTATTTAGGCTATATATAGTACTACAACACACAAAACACCCACCAGTTCTAACAGGTAGTATATCTTAAAAGGTTGGCCTAATTACACGCATAACGATTTTGACTATCTTTGTTTATCTTGTTATTCCTTCATGTATATATAAAGTGGAAAAACGATGAAACAATCATAATATTCTGCATACAACCAACCCTAGGATCTAACGAATCATATGAGGTGAGCCGCAAATTCGAAGAGGCAAGCCTACACTTATAACCGTACCTGACAGCTTCGTACGCACCTTGAAGGCGACGATGATGTCACGGATCAATGGGTGTTATTTCTTGCGCCGTGGAACGGAGGGAGATCTGAAGggcaagtgttagggttaggggagTTGGGGACAGATGACTTTTTATAGGGCCTGATCGACCGGAAGGTGGGATTGTGCGCTGGGACGAGAGCAGGCTAAGTCTTCCGCTTCCGAGGCCCATTATTCACGGGAGCGACGATGGGTTGTTTGGATAACGATCTCAGAATTTCTATCACCATCGGCCTCTTCTCCCAAATTCAGAAATCACAGAATAAGACTCTCATTTTCATCTTTTCCTTATCTGGAATTTCTAGATCCGAATAAATGAAATGTTTATTTCGCAGATTCACaacatctctttgccgaactactaCTGAACAAATTGTGATATATGGAGCCCACACATGGTAGAAATAAAGCACTGTCTAAAGGTGCTAGTGCTAGTTTCTTTGATTGCAGACTATATATATTCAAACTATAGAGGCATGAATTGACCCCCTGCTCCAGAAAAGTACTCTTTTTCATCTAATCCCAACTCAATACTGAGCATGGTTCTCGCACTAGTGCTTTCATAACCCTTGAGCCAAACATTGTATTTTAGAATGTCCTCCATACCAACCTACTGACTAAAACAAATGGCCGAGAGATGGTAAATGAACGCATCTCACGCAAATTTGAAGTTCTTCATTCAAAAGGACACACTTCTCTCATTGATATGCGATTGTTggagggcacccgaggatttggctGTCCATGCATGGACTAAAATCGCAAGGTTAGGGCCAGAGAGGTGTTGCTTTGCAATTAAATAAAAAGATCAGCAAATTGCTCTTTGTTCTAAGGAGTGTCATTCCAGTTGCCTTTCTAAAAAAACTTTGTTTCCCAAATTGGTAATGTTTTTAAGCATTAGATTAAGGGTTGGTTGAGCTCATTCAGTCCGTACTTAAATATGGGGAAATACTCTTTTGCATATTAATAGAACAAAGCTTTGCTTTTTCGTGTGTGAAATTGACATCTTTCCCTTCTTGATTTGGTCTTTCTTGTCTCTtagaaactaattttctttatgaaaactctatttaCATTGAAAGTAGATCGATTTTTTTTATGAATGCTTAATATATATTAACTCTCTCACAAAATTCATGTTGAAGTGTCATAGTGCTGAGCTAGTTGAGAATAAGAGACGTGATTCAACATTTCAACATACATATATAGTTC encodes:
- the LOC124653457 gene encoding enoyl-[acyl-carrier-protein] reductase [NADH] 2, chloroplastic-like — its product is MGASAATGIQMVAARPCIPACQRMLGSRSLVSAFGRALSTRTGFASCVQTASAGPLVAAKYKRLAVRAMSQGAAPGLPIDLRGKRAFIAGVADDNGYGWAIAKALAAAGAEILVGTWVPALNIFETSLRRGKFDESRKLPDGSLMEITKVYPLDAVYDSLEDVPEHVKTNKRYAGSSKWTVKEVAETVKDDFGSIDILVHSLANGPEVTKPLLETSRSGYLAAVSASSYSYISLLQHFLPIMNPGGASISLTYIASERTIPGYGGGMSSAKAALESDTRVLAYEAGRKGKIRVNTISAGPLGSRAAKAIGFIEKMIEYSYVNAPLQKELLADEVGNAAAFLVSPLASAITGSTVYVDNGLNTMALAVDSPTLST
- the LOC124656614 gene encoding 11 kDa late embryogenesis abundant protein-like — its product is MQGGKSSSAVGAAKEAVANVGASAWAGKEKTKAVVQEKVDKVKAHDPAAKASAEAKKQERIQEVEAVKQDAMRQNAAAKEHTAAASFHPTPDADREARAVEVEGPGAGPAGAADASRTAAAPRAGSIDDGRLPSGAGHAVGTLHARGTAAGRSM